A genomic window from Constrictibacter sp. MBR-5 includes:
- a CDS encoding YHS domain-containing (seleno)protein, translated as MPVAVVSLARRTVLARVLAAGMFVVAAAIAFQAGPAAAYDENSKSAINVDAQGVALRGYDPVSYFNAGTPTKGREDLTAVHEGARYQFASAANREAFMKSPGQYAPSFGGFCAMGAALGKKLDGDPTIWRVVDGKLYLNVHQAASTRWQEDIPGNLVKANNNWPTIRDKSPAEL; from the coding sequence ATGCCAGTAGCAGTCGTCTCGCTTGCACGCCGCACCGTCCTGGCCCGTGTGCTCGCTGCGGGGATGTTCGTGGTTGCCGCCGCCATCGCATTCCAGGCAGGGCCGGCAGCCGCCTACGACGAGAACTCGAAAAGCGCGATCAACGTCGACGCGCAGGGGGTCGCTCTGCGCGGCTACGATCCCGTGTCCTACTTCAACGCGGGTACGCCGACCAAGGGGCGCGAGGACCTTACTGCGGTCCATGAAGGCGCACGCTACCAGTTCGCGTCTGCCGCGAACCGGGAAGCATTCATGAAGTCGCCGGGGCAGTACGCACCTTCGTTCGGGGGATTCTGCGCCATGGGCGCGGCACTCGGCAAGAAGCTCGACGGGGACCCGACGATCTGGCGGGTCGTCGACGGCAAGCTCTACCTCAACGTGCACCAGGCCGCCTCGACCCGCTGGCAGGAGGACATCCCCGGCAACCTGGTGAAAGCCAACAACAACTGGCCGACTATCAGGGACAAGTCGCCGGCCGAACTCTGA
- a CDS encoding DUF547 domain-containing protein yields the protein MVGTIGSRAPAVEGKASPGWRARLASLALAFMLMGFGSIERLFAPGAEPWPRWERHDPKATARVDHSVWEDWLGIYVSVGPDGIARVAYGRVTPADRARLDGYIGALAAVPVSSLDRAEQRAFWVNLYNALTVAVVLDHYPVGSIRDINLSRGLFGRGPWDRSLVSVEGEALALNDIEHRILRPGWRDPRIHYALNCAALGCPNLLPNAFTSANTDGLLEQAARAYVNHPRGLTVRPDVVRLSSIYVWFAEDFGGKEGVLTHLLHYADQPLRSALDQTVAAGADYAWDYDWRLNEAR from the coding sequence GTGGTCGGGACCATCGGGTCACGCGCCCCTGCTGTCGAGGGAAAGGCTTCACCCGGATGGCGCGCGCGCCTCGCTTCCCTGGCGCTCGCGTTCATGCTCATGGGCTTCGGGTCGATCGAGCGCCTCTTCGCGCCCGGCGCCGAACCCTGGCCGCGATGGGAACGGCACGATCCGAAGGCGACCGCACGTGTCGATCATTCGGTCTGGGAAGATTGGCTAGGGATTTATGTTTCGGTCGGTCCCGACGGCATAGCGCGCGTCGCATACGGGCGTGTCACCCCCGCGGACCGGGCGCGTCTCGACGGCTACATCGGCGCGCTCGCGGCTGTGCCGGTATCGTCGCTCGACCGCGCCGAGCAGCGCGCGTTCTGGGTGAACCTGTACAATGCGCTGACCGTCGCGGTGGTGCTCGACCACTATCCGGTCGGCAGCATCCGCGACATCAATCTGTCGCGGGGCCTGTTCGGGCGGGGGCCCTGGGATCGGTCGCTGGTATCCGTTGAGGGCGAAGCGCTGGCCCTCAATGATATCGAACACCGCATTCTACGGCCCGGATGGCGCGACCCGCGTATCCATTACGCACTCAACTGCGCGGCCCTGGGGTGTCCGAACCTGCTGCCTAATGCGTTCACGTCGGCCAACACGGACGGGCTGCTCGAACAAGCCGCCCGTGCCTACGTCAATCACCCGCGCGGCCTCACGGTCCGGCCAGACGTCGTTCGTCTCTCGAGCATCTATGTCTGGTTCGCGGAGGATTTCGGCGGCAAGGAAGGCGTTCTCACGCACTTGCTCCACTATGCCGACCAGCCGCTTCGGTCCGCCCTCGACCAGACTGTCGCGGCGGGAGCGGACTATGCCTGGGACTATGACTGGCGGCTCAACGAGGCGCGCTAG
- a CDS encoding peroxiredoxin-like family protein, whose amino-acid sequence MGRPIATLSFYRFRDDEAFMMIKPRKTVPALDIPMVDGDRFRLAARKPQTFFLLVAYRGYHCPICKTYLRDLQRKLPDFAGRGVDVLAFSTDDEARARRTRDEWELSELALGYGLGIEDARSWGLFVSTGIKESEPPMFAEPGLFLIRPDLTLYAASVQTMPFARPGFADVLNAVEFVTKNNYPARGEA is encoded by the coding sequence ATGGGTCGCCCGATCGCCACCCTCAGCTTTTATCGGTTCCGTGATGATGAGGCATTCATGATGATAAAGCCCCGTAAGACCGTGCCCGCCCTTGATATTCCGATGGTCGACGGAGACCGTTTCCGGCTCGCCGCGCGCAAACCGCAGACGTTCTTCCTGCTCGTTGCGTATCGCGGCTATCACTGTCCGATCTGCAAGACCTATCTGCGCGACCTGCAGCGCAAGCTGCCGGATTTCGCCGGCCGTGGGGTCGACGTCCTTGCATTCAGCACGGACGATGAGGCTCGGGCGCGTAGAACGCGCGACGAGTGGGAGCTTTCGGAACTGGCGCTCGGCTATGGGCTGGGCATCGAAGATGCTCGCTCGTGGGGCCTGTTCGTGTCCACCGGGATCAAGGAGAGCGAGCCGCCGATGTTCGCCGAACCCGGCCTCTTCCTCATCCGGCCCGACCTGACGCTGTACGCCGCGTCGGTGCAAACGATGCCGTTCGCGCGTCCCGGCTTCGCCGATGTCTTGAACGCCGTTGAGTTCGTCACGAAGAACAACTACCCGGCGCGCGGCGAAGCCTAG
- a CDS encoding adenylate/guanylate cyclase domain-containing protein — MPEDTGDLSRRRWHRVWRNALWPSEQGALPATVAARIRERDRSSELMMRLVQLCIVVAFAVLYLLSPRTDGGTEFSLVPAVLAIYFILTLIGLLWSAKSEIPDWGAYLSVGFDIALLVVLIWSFHIQYGQPPSFYLKAPTFLYFFIFISLRALRFNPKFLIASGLASIVGWLALVLYVVLGETSQSVVTRSYVDYLTGNALLVGAEVDKLLSVTIVAGILYVVLHRSRSLLIEAVREQRAASNLSRFFDKEIAARIRLADDLSEQGVRCQAAVLFVDIRGFTSFSAALEPNEVIRVLAEYQRRIAPIIRAHGGIIDKFIGDGIMATFGAVDRSHTYAANALRAVDAIVAEVDRWPGGTSSLRSLPDRSVGAAVAAGTIVVGTIGDADRLEFTVIGSAVNLAAKLEALNKRIGSRALSPLETYRTAVEQGYADERRIAQFCSRVDGVEGDIQLAVLHP, encoded by the coding sequence ATGCCTGAAGATACCGGCGACTTGTCCCGGCGCCGTTGGCACCGTGTATGGCGGAATGCGTTGTGGCCGTCCGAGCAGGGGGCACTGCCGGCAACGGTCGCGGCAAGAATCCGGGAGAGAGACCGATCCAGCGAACTCATGATGCGGCTGGTCCAACTCTGCATCGTGGTGGCGTTCGCCGTCCTCTACCTCCTGTCACCGCGCACGGATGGAGGCACAGAGTTCTCGCTCGTTCCCGCCGTGCTGGCGATATATTTTATCCTGACGCTGATCGGCCTGTTGTGGTCGGCCAAAAGCGAAATACCGGATTGGGGGGCCTACCTGTCCGTTGGATTCGATATTGCGTTGCTCGTGGTGCTCATATGGAGTTTTCATATACAGTACGGTCAGCCGCCCTCTTTTTATCTAAAGGCACCAACATTTTTATATTTCTTCATTTTCATTTCACTGCGCGCCCTGCGCTTTAATCCTAAATTTCTGATCGCATCCGGCCTCGCGTCGATCGTCGGGTGGCTCGCGCTGGTACTGTACGTCGTCCTCGGCGAAACCTCCCAGAGCGTCGTCACCCGCAGCTATGTCGACTACCTGACCGGCAATGCGCTTCTCGTCGGGGCCGAGGTCGACAAGCTGCTCTCCGTAACGATCGTGGCCGGAATCCTTTACGTGGTTCTCCACCGGTCCCGCAGCCTGTTGATCGAGGCGGTGCGCGAGCAGCGCGCGGCCTCGAACCTGTCCCGATTCTTCGACAAAGAGATCGCCGCCCGTATTCGGCTCGCCGACGACCTGTCGGAGCAGGGTGTCCGTTGCCAAGCGGCGGTTCTGTTCGTCGACATCCGCGGCTTCACGTCCTTTTCCGCTGCGCTCGAGCCGAACGAGGTGATCCGTGTCCTCGCGGAGTATCAGCGTCGCATCGCGCCGATCATCCGGGCGCATGGCGGCATCATCGACAAGTTCATCGGAGACGGGATCATGGCCACGTTCGGTGCCGTCGACAGAAGCCATACCTATGCCGCGAACGCGCTCCGAGCCGTCGACGCGATCGTGGCCGAGGTCGACCGGTGGCCAGGCGGTACGAGCAGCCTGCGCAGTCTGCCCGACCGTTCGGTCGGCGCAGCCGTAGCAGCGGGCACGATCGTTGTCGGAACCATCGGAGATGCGGACCGGCTCGAGTTCACAGTGATCGGCAGCGCGGTGAACCTCGCGGCGAAGCTGGAGGCGCTCAACAAGCGGATCGGATCCCGTGCGCTCTCGCCGCTCGAGACCTACCGGACTGCAGTCGAGCAAGGGTACGCCGACGAGAGGAGGATCGCTCAGTTCTGTAGCAGAGTGGACGGTGTCGAAGGCGATATTCAACTCGCTGTCCTGCATCCCTGA
- a CDS encoding DUF2282 domain-containing protein, protein MNNIKVSAVALASALAAAVSMASADTAHAQGMEKCYGVSEAGKNDCAAGPGTTCAGTSKVNWQGNAWKLVPAGTCEATVIKTTDGREVRGSLKALERDIPS, encoded by the coding sequence ATGAACAACATCAAGGTGAGTGCCGTCGCTCTGGCATCCGCTCTGGCTGCCGCCGTCTCGATGGCTTCCGCGGACACGGCGCACGCTCAGGGCATGGAAAAGTGCTACGGCGTGTCAGAGGCGGGAAAGAACGACTGCGCCGCCGGTCCGGGCACGACCTGCGCAGGAACGTCCAAGGTGAACTGGCAGGGCAACGCGTGGAAGCTCGTGCCGGCTGGTACCTGCGAAGCGACCGTCATCAAAACGACCGATGGTCGGGAAGTCCGCGGCAGCCTCAAGGCGCTCGAGCGCGACATACCGAGCTGA
- a CDS encoding DUF692 domain-containing protein, with product MEGPSAESEPLEKTHSASRVSSAISARAGVGLKDAHAVQIISERPELGFFEIHAENYMVEGGPRLAVLERIRTIYPLSVHGVGLSLGSPGRPDPDHLAALRAVVRRFEPGLVSEHVAWSGHDGKYLADLLPFPFTEESLTILCGQVDEVQEVLGRPILIENPSNYLLLPSSTIPEPEFIVEVARKTGCGLLIDVGNIQVSAFNVGTDPFAYVDGLPADAIGELHVAGASVDDATGRPLLIDDHGASVSEEVWRLYDRLIDRIGPRPTTLEWDNDVPSWPHLYREARQIERRLIRSCRTRAA from the coding sequence ATGGAAGGTCCCTCAGCAGAAAGCGAGCCGCTCGAGAAGACGCACAGCGCGAGCCGCGTCTCGAGCGCAATATCCGCCAGGGCAGGGGTGGGCCTGAAGGATGCTCATGCCGTCCAGATAATCAGCGAGCGACCCGAACTGGGCTTCTTCGAGATTCACGCAGAAAATTACATGGTGGAAGGGGGGCCTCGCCTGGCCGTGCTGGAGAGGATCCGCACGATCTACCCACTGTCGGTTCACGGCGTGGGACTGTCGCTGGGAAGTCCAGGCCGCCCCGATCCCGATCATCTCGCGGCGCTGCGCGCGGTCGTCAGGCGGTTTGAGCCGGGGTTGGTATCGGAGCATGTCGCGTGGTCCGGTCACGACGGCAAGTATCTCGCCGACCTCCTACCATTTCCGTTCACCGAGGAGTCGCTCACTATTTTGTGCGGTCAGGTCGACGAGGTCCAGGAGGTGCTCGGCCGCCCAATCCTGATCGAAAACCCATCAAACTATCTGCTGCTGCCCAGTTCGACGATTCCGGAGCCCGAATTCATCGTCGAGGTGGCGCGCAAGACCGGCTGCGGCCTGCTAATCGACGTGGGCAATATCCAGGTCAGCGCCTTCAACGTCGGCACGGACCCCTTCGCCTACGTCGACGGCCTGCCCGCCGATGCCATTGGCGAACTCCATGTCGCCGGCGCCAGCGTCGATGACGCGACCGGCCGCCCCCTACTGATCGACGATCATGGTGCATCGGTCTCAGAGGAGGTCTGGCGTCTCTACGACCGCCTCATAGACCGGATTGGGCCCAGACCGACGACGCTGGAATGGGACAATGACGTGCCGTCATGGCCTCACCTGTACCGGGAGGCGCGACAGATCGAGCGCCGGTTGATCCGGTCGTGCCGAACGAGGGCCGCATAA
- a CDS encoding DNA-binding domain-containing protein: protein METLAGFQEDFVRALTSADPDARPAGFDEESRRRFRVYRNNLYSGLSQTLADAYPVVRRLVGDAFFFAAARLFVADHLPQRRSLALYGEAFPAFLQEFEPARSVPYLADVARLERMRLEALHAADAPPLDPHELSGSGELLIDLRLVPHPAVRLLRSPFPVVSIWTANSGEHSPAGRYIPEGAEAALVTRAHFDVGVVALDPAAAGFVAALISGTSIATAAADALDGNPAFDVSTIFHRLLSVGAFIGISDRGITR from the coding sequence ATGGAAACGTTGGCCGGCTTCCAAGAGGATTTCGTCCGCGCGCTGACCAGCGCCGACCCCGACGCGCGCCCGGCTGGCTTCGACGAAGAATCGCGACGGCGATTTCGGGTGTACCGGAACAACCTCTATTCGGGCCTCTCTCAAACTCTCGCAGACGCCTATCCGGTCGTCCGACGGCTGGTCGGCGATGCCTTTTTCTTCGCTGCGGCGCGCCTGTTCGTTGCCGACCATCTGCCGCAAAGGCGGTCACTCGCTCTCTATGGCGAAGCCTTTCCCGCCTTTCTGCAGGAGTTCGAACCGGCTCGGTCGGTGCCCTATCTTGCCGACGTCGCGCGATTGGAGCGGATGCGATTGGAGGCGCTGCACGCCGCCGATGCGCCGCCGCTCGATCCCCACGAGCTTTCCGGATCGGGCGAGTTGCTGATCGATCTGCGGCTCGTGCCGCATCCTGCCGTACGCCTGCTCCGCTCGCCGTTTCCGGTCGTCTCGATATGGACGGCGAACAGCGGCGAGCACTCGCCGGCCGGCCGATACATTCCCGAAGGTGCCGAAGCTGCACTCGTCACGCGCGCCCATTTCGATGTCGGAGTGGTCGCTCTCGACCCCGCTGCCGCCGGATTCGTCGCCGCACTGATCAGTGGCACATCGATCGCGACCGCTGCCGCGGACGCGCTGGATGGCAATCCGGCTTTCGACGTCTCGACGATATTCCATCGGCTTCTGAGCGTCGGCGCGTTCATCGGCATTTCAGACAGAGGTATCACGCGATGA
- a CDS encoding DoxX family protein: MTIYHLPVPATSRMSPRLLLLRLETIYAQITAIAGPFALLFLRLPVALTFWYSGRTKVEGWNIFSLQASQPYLFEHEFGLPFPVLSAHLTAIAEHILPVLVILGLFTRFGALGMLVMTTVIQLFVFPDAWWNAHMWWAVVLFAVVALGPGPISVDHGIARWAQSRPATGHRA; the protein is encoded by the coding sequence ATGACGATCTACCACCTGCCCGTGCCGGCAACATCGAGGATGTCGCCGCGCCTTCTGCTGCTTCGCCTCGAGACGATCTACGCGCAGATCACGGCGATCGCAGGGCCGTTTGCGCTGCTGTTCCTGCGGCTGCCGGTGGCGCTCACCTTCTGGTATTCCGGCAGGACGAAGGTGGAGGGCTGGAACATCTTCTCGCTCCAGGCCTCCCAGCCTTATTTGTTCGAACACGAGTTCGGGCTGCCGTTCCCCGTGCTGTCGGCGCATCTGACCGCCATCGCCGAACATATCTTGCCCGTGCTGGTAATCCTCGGCTTGTTCACCCGCTTCGGCGCGCTCGGCATGCTGGTCATGACGACGGTCATCCAGTTGTTCGTGTTCCCCGACGCATGGTGGAACGCTCACATGTGGTGGGCGGTCGTTCTGTTCGCCGTCGTCGCTCTCGGCCCCGGACCCATCTCCGTCGATCATGGGATCGCGCGCTGGGCGCAATCGCGACCGGCGACCGGCCATCGCGCCTGA